A genomic window from Lotus japonicus ecotype B-129 chromosome 1, LjGifu_v1.2 includes:
- the LOC130728858 gene encoding dof zinc finger protein DOF2.4-like, producing MVFPSLPIYLDPPNWPQQQQPNNQQVGIFPQQNSPRPPPPQPPPSTDIVGGGGGTGGGYQGSIRPGSMADRARLAKIHQPDATLKCPRCESTNTKFCYYNNYNLSQPRHFCKTCRRYWTRGGALRNVPVGGGCRRNKRSKGNNSKSPMKSDHRQGANNGSSSTSANSSSNGISTNAMVGHLQTQTPTTQFPFLASLQHYNSDYVSGNIGSHFGTRNGNGTSSGSDIGEFQIGVGSSSGNNGGSLLSPNGLGEQWRLPNLQQIHHQHQSQQQQQQHHQFPFLTNVEPQIGLFQFGGENNADHGGRFNSSKAIDSSSVSGMVMPQHDNTVKVEGNEGLNLPKNLLSISGNDPFWNNGSGNAWSEEAPSFAPSPNHYL from the exons ATGGTCTTCCCGTCCCTTCCAATCTACCTAGATCCACCCAACTGGCCACAACAACAG CAACCTAATAATCAGCAAGTCGGAATTTTCCCCCAGCAAAATTCACCACGACCGCcgccgccacaaccaccaccttcaACTGACATagttggaggtggtggtggtactggCGGCGGCTACCAGGGCTCTATCAGACCAGGATCAATGGCGGATCGAGCTAGGTTAGCCAAGATACACCAGCCTGATGCAACACTCAAGTGTCCGCGGTGTGAATCCACCAATACCAAGTTCTGTTACTACAATAACTACAATCTCTCACAGCCACGCCACTTCTGCAAGACATGCCGCCGGTACTGGACCAGAGGGGGTGCGCTGAGAAATGTTCCAGTTGGAGGTGGCTGCAGAAGGAACAAGAGAAGCAAAGGAAACAACTCAAAGTCTCCTATGAAATCTGATCATCGCCAAGGTGCTAATAATGGTTCTAGCTCTACAAGTGCTAACTCTTCTTCTAATGGAATCTCCACTAATGCTATGGTTGGTCATTTGCAAACTCAAACACCAACAACCCAATTTCCATTCTTGGCATCTTTACAACATTATAATAGTGACTATGTTTCTGGGAATATTGGTTCACATTTTGGGACAAGAAATGGCAATGGTACTAGTAGTGGAAGTGATATTGGTGAGTTTCAAATTGGTGTGGGTTCATCAAGTGGTAACAATGGTGGATCTTTGTTGTCGCCAAATGGCCTTGGTGAGCAATGGAGGTTGCCAAATTTACAACAAATTCATCATCAGCATCAGAGtcagcagcaacagcagcagcatCACCAGTTCCCTTTCTTAACTAATGTGGAACCGCAAATTGGGTTGTTTCAGTTTGGTGGAGAAAACAATGCTGATCATGGAGGAAGGTTTAATAGTTCTAAGGCAATAGATTCTTCTAGTGTGAGTGGGATGGTGATGCCTCAGCATGATAACACTGTAAAAGTGGAAGGAAATGAAGGGTTGAATTTGCCAAAAAATCTCTTGAGTATTTCAGGAAATGATCCATTTTGGAATAATGGAAGTGGCAATGCATGGAGTGAAGAAGCTCCTAGCTTTGCTCCCTCGCCGAACCACTACTTGTGA
- the LOC130717494 gene encoding uncharacterized protein LOC130717494 codes for MVFVSVQVFGSITSQDVSASAPSTQEAPPPPVLVQPDSRAKKQAPPPATGKAKKQPTPSQPAAAAIATNQAPQPPPSPAAAARARHQAPPPPPASPAAAARARHQAPQPPPASPAAAARARHQAPQPPPPSPAAAARARHEGEPAARSASQPKKPAVQPSKPAAQPTKKPATKPSKPAAQPSKPATQPKKPVVAAPNQRGKKRGPDNEIGHWIPGDQGKKRVIKRRRWI; via the coding sequence ATGGTCTTTGTTTCTGTACAGGTCTTTGGCTCTATTACATCACAAGATGTGTCTGCTTCTGCTCCATCAACTCAAGAAGCTCCACCACCTCCAGTGCTAGTGCAACCTGATTCAAGGGCAAAAAAACAAGCTCCACCACCTGCCACTGGAAAAGCCAAAAAACAACCAACACCATCTCAGCCTGCTGCAGCTGCCATAGCTACAAATCAAGCACCACAACCTCCACCATCTCCAGCTGCAGCTGCCAGAGCTAGACAtcaagcaccaccaccacctccagcATCTCCAGCTGCAGCTGCCAGAGCTAGACATCAAgcaccacaaccacctccaGCATCTCCAGCTGCAGCTGCCAGAGCTAGACATCAAgcaccacaaccacctccaccatctccAGCTGCAGCTGCTAGGGCAAGACATGAAGGAGAACCTGCTGCTAGATCTGCATCACAACCAAAGAAACCTGCTGTCCAGCCCTCAAAGCCTGCTGCTCAGCCCACCAAAAAGCCTGCTACTAAGCCCTCCAAGCCTGCTGCTCAGCCCTCAAAGCCTGCAACACAACCCAAGAAACCTGTTGTTGCTGCTCCTAATCAAAGGGGAAAAAAGAGAGGGCCAGACAATGAGATTGGTCATTGGATTCCAGGAGACCAAGGAAAGAAGAGAGTTATCAAAAGGAGAAGATGGATCTGA
- the LOC130728875 gene encoding uncharacterized protein LOC130728875 — protein sequence MNSQNHEASKNPRLSGRSSTSCPSPSLSCKTCGCGKEVILYRSNSKNNPGKLFWRCPDWKEKGTCGFFEWDKGVAAEDGMQGSSNLNEDINDIMEKRIASLREDVKEIVHRAIIKLCEDMNEKDNKIEMMKMKLETEGLKINVLLFFLGITLAVAVSKFF from the exons ATGAATTCTCAGAACCACGAAGCATCGAAGAACCCAAGGCTCAGTGGTCGTTCATCCACATCTTGTCCTTCACCCTCACTTTCATGCAAGACTTGTGGCTGTGGGAAAGAGGTAATTCTCTACCGATCCAATTCCAAGAATAACCCAGGAAAGCTATTTTGGAGGTGCCCTGATTGGAAG GAGAAAGGGACTTGTGGTTTTTTCGAATGGGATAAAGGTGTTGCTGCTGAAGATGGTATGCAGGGTTCTTCAAATCTGAATGAAGACATAAATGACATTATGGAAAAAAGGATTGCTAGTTTGAGGGAAGATGTTAAGGAAATAGTGCACAGGGCAATTATTAAGTTATGTGAAGACATGAATGAGAAGGACAACAAAattgagatgatgaagatgaagctggAAACAGAGGGATTGAAGATTAATGTGCTCTTGTTCTTTTTAGGCATTACTTTGGCTGTAGCAGTGTCAAAGTTTTTCTAG
- the LOC130728874 gene encoding CASP-like protein 4D1, translating into MPEMDKKSSVSITCIFLLRVLTFIFLLIALIVTATNKLTQVTINGPREVKFKDFGGYRYMVSTTAVGFVYNLLQMTLSICTLVSGNRPFGNVSYIFDFFGDKIISYLLLSGSAAGFSYFGDLNTALIKSTQNPFNSFVKKAIASASLVLIGFLCTAITSIFSSFALPKKV; encoded by the exons ATGCCTGAGATGGATAAAAAATCCTCAGTTTCAATAACATGTATTTTCCTTTTGAGGGTGTTGACCTTTATTTTCCTTCTCATTGCTCTCATAGTCACTGCCACAAACAAGCTTACTCAAGTCACGATTAATGGCCCTCGTGAAGTCAAGTTCAAAGATTTCGGTGGTTATCG ATACATGGTGTCCACAACAGCTGTTGGGTTTGTTTATAACCTCCTCCAAATGACACTCTCAATCTGCACTCTGGTCTCAGGAAACCGTCCATTCGGCAATGTTAGCTATATATTCGATTTCTTTGGTGACAAG ATTATATCATACCTTCTACTTTCCGGTTCAGCGGCAGGATTCAGTTACTTTGGAGATCTGAACACAGCCCTCATCAAATCTACACAAAATCCTTTCAATTCCTTTGTTAAAAAGGCAATCGCTTCAGCTAGCCTTGTGCTCATTGGATTTTTGTGTACTGCCATAACATCAATTTTCAGCTCGTTTGCCTTGCCAAAGAAAGTTTAA
- the LOC130728873 gene encoding CASP-like protein 4D1, with translation MAETADSSSKPSSSTVSRTVLLLMRVLTFVFLLIALILLAANKETEEDTSSGDSAEFKFNDFRAFRYMMATIVIGFAYNLLQMALSIFTVVSGNRILNGNVGYLFDFFGDKIMSFVLLSGSAAGFGASEDLHIIFKNAELPFNVYFAKANASASLLLFGFMCTAIASIFTSFALPKKA, from the exons ATGGCTGAGACCGCCGATAGCAGTAGCAAACCCTCAAGCTCCACAGTTTCAAGAACTGTCCTTCTCCTTATGAGGGTCTTAACATTTGTATTCCTTCTAATTGCTCTCATACTCCTAGCTGCAAACAAGGAAACTGAAGAAGACACAAGTAGTGGTGACTCTGCAGAATTCAAGTTCAATGATTTTCGTGCTTTTAG ATACATGATGGCCACAATAGTGATTGGGTTTGCATATAACCTCCTGCAAATGGCACTCTCAATCTTCACCGTGGTCTCAGGAAACCGTATACTAAACGGCAATGTTGGTTATCTGTTTGATTTCTTTGGTGACAAG ATCATGTCATTCGTTCTACTTTCTGGTTCAGCTGCTGGATTTGGTGCCTCTGAAGATCTGCACATAATCTTCAAAAACGCAGAACTTCCCTTCAACGTCTATTTTGCAAAGGCAAATGCCTCAGctagccttcttctttttggatTCATGTGCACTGCCATTGCATCAATTTTCACTTCATTTGCTTTGCCAAAGAAAGCTTAG